The region TCATCTTCGCGCGGCACAACCTGTTGCACGATCCGCCGTTCAGCCACACCGACCTGATCACCTGCCGCAACCTGCTGATTTACATGAAGCCGGAGTTGCAAAAAAAGATCTTGTCGAACTTCCACTTTTCCTTGAACCTCAACGGCTTTCTGATGCTGGGCGCCAGCGAATCGGGCGCGCCGTTGCAGCCTTCGATGGAACTACTCGACAAAAAGTGGAGCATCTACCGGAACAACCAACTGAGCCGACGGTACACGCCCATCACGTTCATGCGGCCCGACACGAAATCCCCCAAGACCAACTTGCCCGCTGTTGCCAGTCAGAACTCGGGGGCGGGGCAGGCCCCCCGGCCGCGCAAAACCATGGAAGATGCCTTTGCGGCGGCCATGATGGAAGAGGCGGGCTTCGCGGGTATTTTTGTCGACGAACGCTTCGATTTTGTACAGGCCCTGGGCGACTACAAGCATTATGTGGTGTTGCCGGACAAGTCGTTTTCGCGCAATCTGCTCAACCTGCTGCCCGAAGAACTATCGGCCTCGCTGAGTGTGGCGATGCGCAAGGCCCTGCGGTTGCACACCAAAATGACCTGCCCCAGCATCCGGGCCAAGTACGGCACCGAGACGCGCAGCGTCAGCATGACGGTGATTCCGCAGCCCGAAGCCGACCCCACGCAGGGCATACTGCTGATCTTGTTCCGGGAAGAGAAATCGGCGGTGCCCGACGGACTTGCGCAAGGCGAGGTAACGGAAATGAGCCGCGCCGACATGCTGCACATCGCCGAAATCGAGGCTGAACTCAAAGAAGCGAAGGAAAACCTCCAGATGACGGTGGAAGAGCTGGAAACCTCGAACGAGGAGCTCCAGTCCAGCAACGAAGAGCTGCTCTCTTCCAACGAGGAACTGCAAAGTACCAACGAAGAGCTACAGTCGCTCAACGAAGAACTCCACAGCGTCAACGCCGAACTGAAAGAGAAGATCCGGGAGTTGTCGGAGTTGAACGACGACCTCAACAATTACTTTAACAGCACGGACATCGGCCAGATCTTCGTCGATCAGAACATGCTGATTCGGAAGTATACCCCGGCCGTAGCCCAACTGATCAACATCATCGACTCCGACATCGGGCGGTCGATCAGCCACTTTTCGTTCAACATCAAGCAGGGTGACGCGCTGCTGCCGGACATCCGTCGGGCGATGGAAGAACGGTCGGTCGTGGAACGGGAAGTGGAGGTACAGAACGGCCGCACGTACCAGATGCGCATCCAGCCCTACGTGCGCAAAGACAGCTCGGTCGACGGCGTGGTGGTGACATTTGTGGACATTACCCGACTCAAGCAGTTGAACCAGATTCTGGCCGGGGTTATGGACAGCTCGCTGAACGGCATCGCCGCGCTGGAATGCGTCGAGAACGAAGACCACGAGGTCGTCGACTTCGAATGGCGTCTGCTGAACGGCGCGGTGGGCACCATGCTGGGCCTGGAACAGGGTCAGCTGCTGAACAAGCGCTTGCGCAAAACGTTGCCGTGCTTTGTAGAAGACGGCATTTTCGCGAAGCTGATTCAGGTATACCAGGAGGGCGGAAGCCTGCATACGGAATACCACTACCGGCACCACGACACCGACGCCTGGCTCGAACTGGTGGCCGTGCAGATGAACAGGGGCATTGCGCTGACCCTCAACGAGATCACCCAAAAGAAAAAGGCCGAAGAAGAGCTGCTCGACGCCTACCGCGAAGCCAAAGAGGCCCGCGAGCGCTTGGTGTTTCTGAACAACGAACTGGAGTCGCGCGTGGCCAAACGCACGCGCGAGTTGTCGGTGAGCGAGGAGCGGTTCCGGCTGATGTCGCTGGCGACCAACGATGCCGTGTGGGATTGGAACATGGTCAACAACGAACTGTGGTGGAACGAGTCGTTTCAGGAGAAGTTCGGCGAGGCCGGCCAGGGCGAACTGGCGACCATCCAGGAGTGGTACAGCAAAGTGCACGACGCCGACCGCGCCCGGGTGATGAAAGAGATCAATCAGGTCATTAACGAGGGCTACGAAAACTGGACCAGCGAATACCGATTCCGGCTGGCCGAAGGCTCCTACGCGTTTGTCTACAGCCGCGCGT is a window of Catalinimonas alkaloidigena DNA encoding:
- a CDS encoding chemotaxis protein CheB; the protein is MQATEIQNGTPSIKNGQDHIVVGIGASAGGLDAINELFDHLPPRNNISYVIIQHLSPDYKSLMDELLAKHTDIRITVAEDRMLVKPNHIYLIPNKKNLKLQRNRLRLDEKPTGPGPNYVIDVFLESLAREKGPLAIGIILSGTGSDGARGAEAIKRNRGLVLAQDPASAKFDGMPQSAIRTGCVDYVLSPRDMVDKILSHPHADQKLLPAASVPSVAAPTGDVLQQILDVVQRETTHNFSFYKPQTLERRIQKRMQSYNFATPEVYLQFLENHPEEAKQLSQEFLIGVTQFFRDKPAFEAIEEKVIPQIVEEKSPGSTIKVWVAACSTGEEAYTLAMLFSEYLEKNHKTVEVKIFATDMDAHALQIANKAQYPLRIADDVAARRLQRYFVAYDDYYLVHPDLRKMVIFARHNLLHDPPFSHTDLITCRNLLIYMKPELQKKILSNFHFSLNLNGFLMLGASESGAPLQPSMELLDKKWSIYRNNQLSRRYTPITFMRPDTKSPKTNLPAVASQNSGAGQAPRPRKTMEDAFAAAMMEEAGFAGIFVDERFDFVQALGDYKHYVVLPDKSFSRNLLNLLPEELSASLSVAMRKALRLHTKMTCPSIRAKYGTETRSVSMTVIPQPEADPTQGILLILFREEKSAVPDGLAQGEVTEMSRADMLHIAEIEAELKEAKENLQMTVEELETSNEELQSSNEELLSSNEELQSTNEELQSLNEELHSVNAELKEKIRELSELNDDLNNYFNSTDIGQIFVDQNMLIRKYTPAVAQLINIIDSDIGRSISHFSFNIKQGDALLPDIRRAMEERSVVEREVEVQNGRTYQMRIQPYVRKDSSVDGVVVTFVDITRLKQLNQILAGVMDSSLNGIAALECVENEDHEVVDFEWRLLNGAVGTMLGLEQGQLLNKRLRKTLPCFVEDGIFAKLIQVYQEGGSLHTEYHYRHHDTDAWLELVAVQMNRGIALTLNEITQKKKAEEELLDAYREAKEARERLVFLNNELESRVAKRTRELSVSEERFRLMSLATNDAVWDWNMVNNELWWNESFQEKFGEAGQGELATIQEWYSKVHDADRARVMKEINQVINEGYENWTSEYRFRLAEGSYAFVYSRAYLLKDEQGIPYRMLGSLTDVTDLKQVQEELKQSNEKLIRINTDLDNFVYTASHDLKAPIANLEGLMRMLHNKIRTKVSDDDMRLLSMTDRSVMQLKNTIHSLAEVIRVQKDMDENVEQVRFDEILDDVRSDLSDFLHSTHAELHTHFQVEQLYYTRVNLRSVLYNLLSNSLKYRHPERMPDIRVTTEVVDDYVLLSVEDNGLGMTPAQLKKLFTMFRRFHTHVDGTGVGLHMIKRIVENRGGKIEVDSTVQEGTTFRIYLKELTPTQHGLPDEDDAL